The Rubidibacter lacunae KORDI 51-2 genome has a segment encoding these proteins:
- a CDS encoding precorrin-8X methylmutase — protein MDWHAVEARILSEIDRKIGEHSLSPAEYEIVRRIIAETADFDYLSALYFSERALQAGAAALAARSTIVVDVPTIQVGVAPHLQQTFANPIYCAADTLTRRHQEKIGQPIAAGMRKLSQRYPEGIFVVGRDSMALTVLLKAIASESIRPALVICTLPTFVNVKDLKKQLCELLIPTICTLSSKGGRLVAGAILSGLIDLAWQAYRQDAG, from the coding sequence ATGGACTGGCATGCCGTTGAGGCCCGAATTCTAAGCGAGATAGATCGCAAAATAGGCGAACATTCGCTCTCGCCGGCCGAGTACGAAATTGTGCGCCGCATCATCGCTGAAACGGCCGATTTCGACTATCTATCCGCGCTCTATTTCTCCGAACGCGCGCTGCAGGCCGGAGCAGCTGCACTGGCTGCCCGCAGCACGATTGTCGTTGACGTCCCTACGATTCAGGTGGGAGTTGCCCCACACTTACAGCAAACGTTTGCCAATCCGATCTACTGCGCTGCTGACACGCTCACGCGCCGCCATCAGGAGAAGATCGGTCAGCCGATTGCCGCCGGTATGCGCAAGCTGTCGCAGCGCTATCCCGAGGGTATTTTTGTGGTCGGACGCGATAGCATGGCGCTGACCGTTTTACTAAAAGCGATCGCGTCCGAGTCGATTCGGCCGGCGCTGGTCATTTGTACGCTGCCAACCTTTGTAAATGTCAAGGACCTTAAAAAACAGTTGTGCGAATTACTTATCCCCACGATCTGCACGCTCTCGAGCAAGGGCGGTAGGCTCGTTGCAGGGGCCATCCTCAGCGGTTTAATCGATCTTGCTTGGCAAGCGTACCGCCAAGATGCTGGGTGA
- a CDS encoding TPM domain-containing protein produces the protein MPIRLLQYFRTAFLVLLLALTAWVTAPPGARAFDDPSLLPATQTPIIDLANFLPSLQEETLADELESFEAETGFKLRVLTQFDRTPGRAVKRYWDLGDRSVLLVADGRGGNLLAFNVGDELYDFLPRTFWVELQTRFGNLYFVRDNGENNAIVQALGTVESCLRQGGCQVVPGLPREQWILTLITSTVGGAIFGFAAQPRKDGRAFSWQWALIFSPLWGILFLAFGIGPVVTRTTDWLPLLRNVLGFAIGALVAFLSPTIQPSVGSEKS, from the coding sequence ATGCCTATCCGACTGCTGCAGTATTTCCGTACCGCCTTCCTCGTTCTGCTGCTAGCTCTAACTGCATGGGTAACGGCTCCGCCCGGTGCTCGCGCCTTCGATGACCCCTCGCTGTTACCGGCGACGCAAACCCCAATTATCGATTTGGCGAATTTCCTACCCTCGCTGCAGGAAGAGACGCTGGCCGATGAGCTGGAGAGCTTTGAGGCCGAAACCGGTTTCAAGCTGCGCGTGCTCACGCAGTTCGATCGCACGCCCGGTCGGGCGGTGAAGCGATATTGGGATTTGGGCGACCGCAGTGTGTTGCTCGTAGCGGATGGACGCGGCGGCAACTTGCTGGCATTTAATGTCGGCGACGAACTCTACGATTTTCTGCCGCGTACGTTTTGGGTAGAGTTGCAAACCCGCTTCGGCAATTTGTACTTCGTGCGGGACAACGGCGAGAACAACGCGATCGTGCAAGCTCTGGGGACGGTTGAGTCTTGCCTGCGCCAGGGTGGCTGTCAGGTCGTGCCAGGTTTGCCGCGCGAGCAGTGGATTTTGACTCTCATCACGTCGACGGTCGGCGGGGCCATCTTCGGATTTGCCGCGCAGCCTCGTAAGGACGGCCGGGCATTTTCGTGGCAGTGGGCGCTAATTTTTTCACCGCTATGGGGCATTTTGTTCTTAGCGTTCGGTATCGGCCCGGTGGTGACGCGGACGACCGATTGGTTGCCGCTGCTACGGAACGTGCTCGGCTTTGCGATCGGTGCGTTGGTGGCGTTTTTATCTCCGACGATCCAGCCATCGGTCGGCTCTGAAAAATCCTAG
- a CDS encoding ATP-dependent DNA helicase, giving the protein MIEAEVHTTLRAFLRARADLTWPHHLTMARLVARALRLGRPALVQTGSARGYCLSYLASALLWDGPVLLVAPKTVRQRLLAVHIPRLQEWLQTDKPICSGDRLDDPQFRGLMLVKPADWLGDRLGDGSRFGDGVPTLIDRAEDLEDWTRRHLGATLDAAAWNLALATCPTWRDRLRQARVRLTKTLFERPRNPYNCHLLDAPETEVLYPLLQTLAATGQLSALPAFEQYWQQWRSPTEQLLWADVDRMAGHVSLHCAPAVVSDRLAPVWQRQPVVLVGGFLDWETAAPVYRQQLGLGDLTCLRFAPDRHTECVRLYLPDRLPLPNSPQFRDALLRQLRALFDRAPRNRAIVVLVGDVPLKAQVAATLAAERGTRVQLERGDLAPDSILVTGWEFWRKRQETLPTPHLLVVATLPLPSLEHPLVAGRVNYYRRRRLDWFRLYLLPTALRELQRAIAPVREANGVVALLDNRVIHRSYGRLVLAALEPCARANFLDGVGLGEEIYGP; this is encoded by the coding sequence GTGATTGAAGCTGAAGTCCACACCACGCTGCGTGCATTTTTACGCGCGCGTGCCGACCTAACCTGGCCGCACCACTTGACAATGGCGCGACTAGTGGCCCGCGCCCTGCGGTTGGGACGGCCGGCACTAGTACAAACCGGTAGCGCGCGCGGTTACTGTTTGAGCTATCTGGCATCGGCATTGCTATGGGACGGTCCGGTGTTATTGGTTGCCCCTAAAACGGTGCGCCAGCGTTTGCTGGCAGTCCACATTCCGCGTTTGCAGGAGTGGCTCCAAACCGACAAGCCAATCTGTTCGGGCGATCGCCTCGACGACCCGCAGTTTCGAGGGTTGATGTTAGTGAAGCCGGCAGACTGGCTCGGCGATCGCTTAGGTGATGGCAGCCGCTTCGGCGACGGCGTGCCGACGCTGATCGATCGCGCCGAGGACCTCGAAGATTGGACGCGTCGCCACCTAGGCGCAACCCTCGACGCTGCAGCTTGGAACCTCGCTTTAGCCACCTGTCCTACCTGGCGCGATCGGCTGCGCCAGGCACGGGTGCGCCTGACCAAAACCCTCTTCGAGCGCCCGCGCAATCCTTACAACTGCCACCTGCTCGACGCGCCCGAGACCGAGGTGCTGTACCCGTTATTACAGACCCTGGCCGCTACGGGACAATTGAGCGCCCTACCAGCCTTCGAACAGTACTGGCAACAGTGGCGATCGCCAACGGAACAATTGCTGTGGGCGGATGTGGACCGCATGGCCGGGCACGTCAGCTTGCATTGCGCTCCAGCAGTTGTCTCCGATCGCCTCGCCCCCGTTTGGCAGCGCCAGCCGGTAGTGCTGGTGGGTGGCTTTCTGGACTGGGAAACGGCCGCACCCGTATACCGCCAGCAGCTTGGGTTGGGCGACCTGACCTGCTTGCGATTCGCTCCCGATCGCCATACCGAATGCGTACGATTGTATTTGCCCGACAGGCTGCCGCTGCCGAATTCACCCCAGTTCCGCGATGCCTTGCTGCGGCAATTGCGTGCTCTGTTCGACCGCGCTCCCCGCAATCGCGCGATCGTGGTACTCGTTGGTGACGTGCCGCTCAAAGCTCAGGTTGCAGCTACCCTGGCTGCCGAACGCGGCACGCGAGTCCAACTCGAGCGCGGTGATTTAGCCCCCGACAGCATCCTCGTCACCGGCTGGGAGTTCTGGCGCAAGCGCCAAGAAACACTCCCCACGCCCCACCTATTGGTCGTAGCAACCCTACCGCTGCCCTCGTTGGAACATCCGCTCGTTGCCGGGCGCGTGAACTATTACCGCCGCCGTCGTTTAGATTGGTTCCGCCTGTATCTGCTACCGACTGCTTTGCGTGAGTTGCAGCGCGCGATCGCGCCAGTGCGAGAGGCGAATGGCGTTGTAGCCCTTCTCGACAATCGGGTAATCCACCGCAGTTACGGCCGGCTGGTGCTGGCAGCACTCGAACCGTGTGCTCGCGCGAATTTCCTCGATGGTGTCGGACTCGGCGAGGAAATCTACGGACCCTGA
- a CDS encoding sulfite exporter TauE/SafE family protein, with amino-acid sequence MTILDSLALAIVGLFTGVLAGFLGIGGGTVLVPILVALGARPVEAVATSSLAIIVTSLSGSIQNWRMGLLSFQSVFFLGLPALLTAQFGVLLADELPARVLLVAFGLLLLMNVYLVEWRKHVTRQALRASQAASHTECREVSGTTNAIASSEASATWNPIAARIFTGGISGFMAGLFGIGGGVIMVPLQILLLNETIKTAIQTSLGTIVLTALSSTIGHALKGNVLWMTGLLLGMGGFIGAQISTRLLPRLPDRLVSVLFRALLLLLAAYIFYQAWAY; translated from the coding sequence ATGACCATCCTCGATAGTCTCGCGCTAGCTATCGTCGGACTGTTTACAGGCGTGCTGGCTGGGTTTCTCGGCATCGGCGGCGGTACGGTGCTCGTCCCGATCTTGGTAGCCTTGGGCGCACGGCCAGTGGAGGCTGTGGCAACGAGTAGCCTGGCGATTATCGTCACCTCCTTGTCCGGCAGCATTCAGAACTGGCGGATGGGCTTACTCAGTTTCCAGAGCGTGTTTTTCCTTGGATTGCCTGCGTTACTCACCGCTCAATTTGGCGTGCTTCTGGCCGACGAGTTGCCCGCTCGCGTGTTGCTCGTTGCTTTCGGGCTGCTGCTGCTAATGAACGTGTACCTGGTCGAGTGGCGCAAGCACGTGACGCGGCAAGCACTCAGAGCCAGTCAAGCTGCCTCGCATACCGAGTGCCGAGAGGTCTCGGGGACGACAAACGCGATCGCATCGTCTGAAGCATCAGCGACCTGGAATCCGATAGCAGCGCGAATCTTTACTGGTGGTATTTCCGGGTTCATGGCCGGGCTATTTGGCATCGGCGGTGGGGTGATCATGGTGCCCCTACAAATTCTGCTACTCAACGAGACGATTAAAACCGCAATTCAAACCAGCCTTGGAACGATCGTCCTAACGGCCCTGTCTTCAACCATCGGACACGCTCTGAAAGGCAACGTACTCTGGATGACGGGTTTGCTATTGGGTATGGGCGGTTTTATCGGCGCACAAATCAGCACGCGCCTGCTACCGAGGTTGCCCGACCGCCTTGTCAGCGTTCTATTCCGTGCGTTACTGCTGCTGCTAGCAGCCTATATCTTCTATCAGGCGTGGGCGTATTAA
- a CDS encoding acetamidase/formamidase family protein has translation MVDRLLKATCQTVHLGGFSAQLVPALTIDSGDRIEVETFTGFTVCDRAPAAFAPPELLEIRHNLPADRRVGQGPHLLTGPIFVRDAKPGDVLEVRLEAIWPRLSMGFNVIRPGWGALPDRFSAPALRFIELDLDANVAEFPRQSGILIPLQPFFGILGVATQEVGNSSVPPGNYGGNIDNRHLQPGARLFLPVQVPGALFSIGDGHAAQGDGEVDVTAIETAMNGRVVLVLRKDLSLTRPLAETPTHFIFMGFAETLDRALQAALEQAIAFLEQYLSLDAEEAYVFCSLAVNFHITQVVNAPRKGVHGLLSKSLLPGAIAL, from the coding sequence ATGGTCGATCGCCTCCTGAAAGCTACGTGCCAAACCGTGCATCTCGGTGGATTTTCCGCGCAGTTAGTGCCCGCATTAACCATCGATTCTGGCGATCGCATCGAGGTCGAAACCTTCACCGGCTTTACTGTTTGCGATCGCGCCCCCGCTGCATTTGCGCCACCAGAACTGTTAGAGATTCGCCACAATTTACCTGCCGATCGCCGCGTCGGTCAGGGACCGCACTTGCTGACAGGACCGATTTTTGTGCGCGATGCCAAACCAGGCGATGTATTAGAAGTTCGCTTGGAGGCAATCTGGCCGCGCTTGTCGATGGGCTTCAACGTTATTCGCCCGGGTTGGGGAGCGCTTCCCGATCGCTTTTCTGCACCCGCGCTGCGCTTCATCGAGCTGGATCTCGACGCCAATGTTGCTGAGTTTCCCCGACAAAGCGGCATCCTCATTCCGCTGCAACCATTCTTCGGAATCCTGGGCGTTGCCACCCAGGAGGTAGGCAACAGCTCGGTTCCCCCCGGCAACTACGGCGGTAACATCGACAACCGGCACTTGCAACCGGGTGCGCGCTTGTTCTTGCCCGTACAAGTGCCGGGCGCGCTGTTTTCCATCGGCGACGGACATGCCGCCCAAGGCGACGGCGAGGTCGATGTCACGGCGATCGAAACAGCAATGAACGGTCGCGTCGTGCTCGTCCTTCGCAAGGACCTCTCGTTGACGCGACCGCTAGCGGAAACGCCGACCCATTTCATCTTCATGGGCTTCGCCGAGACGCTCGATCGCGCACTGCAAGCAGCACTGGAGCAAGCGATCGCGTTCCTGGAGCAATACTTGAGCTTGGATGCGGAAGAGGCTTACGTATTCTGCAGTTTAGCTGTGAACTTCCACATCACGCAGGTGGTGAATGCTCCACGTAAAGGCGTTCACGGCCTGCTGTCGAAATCGCTGCTACCGGGGGCAATCGCCTTATGA
- the dctP gene encoding TRAP transporter substrate-binding protein DctP: protein MKRRQFITSAAVGAAGSAAIAACSQSKTDSNGESSAPAVQVDDRKSVRWRMASSYTPALDTIYGGSEFFIERVKELTDGKFEISLSASGEIVPGLEVLDAVQQGTVQSGHTNSYYYRGKNEALAFDTAVPFGLNYRQQTAWMYEGGGLDLVHELLSDFNIISFPGGNSGTQMGGWWNKKIDTPADLEGINMRIPGLGGVVMERLGVNVQNIAGGEIFQALQLGTIDAAEYVGPYDDEKLGLYKAANIYYYPGWWEPGTQYSFYFNLDAWNDLPPSYQSALRTAAAEAHANIMARYDTLNPGALKSLLDQGVELVRFSDEIMASAQDIAFELNEELAAGDASYKKIYDAWQQFQSNSNRWFSTAELGYTDFSFRSS from the coding sequence ATGAAACGCCGACAATTCATTACTAGTGCCGCCGTTGGTGCTGCTGGAAGCGCCGCGATCGCGGCATGCAGTCAGAGCAAGACCGATAGCAATGGAGAGTCGTCGGCTCCGGCCGTGCAAGTGGACGATCGTAAAAGCGTTCGCTGGCGTATGGCCTCGAGTTACACGCCCGCTCTCGATACAATCTATGGCGGGAGCGAGTTTTTCATCGAGCGAGTGAAGGAACTCACGGACGGCAAGTTCGAAATTTCCCTTTCGGCTTCAGGCGAAATCGTTCCTGGCTTGGAAGTTCTCGATGCCGTGCAACAGGGCACCGTCCAGTCCGGACATACCAACTCCTATTACTATCGCGGCAAGAACGAAGCCCTGGCATTTGACACGGCAGTCCCCTTTGGTTTGAACTATCGACAACAAACGGCGTGGATGTACGAAGGTGGCGGTCTCGATCTCGTCCACGAACTGCTTTCAGACTTCAACATTATCAGCTTTCCTGGCGGCAACTCCGGAACGCAAATGGGGGGTTGGTGGAATAAGAAGATCGACACGCCGGCCGATCTTGAAGGCATCAATATGCGGATTCCGGGGCTGGGTGGCGTAGTGATGGAACGCCTCGGCGTTAACGTCCAAAACATTGCTGGCGGGGAGATTTTTCAGGCTCTGCAGCTGGGGACGATCGATGCTGCCGAGTACGTCGGTCCCTATGATGATGAGAAGCTCGGGCTCTATAAGGCTGCCAACATTTATTACTATCCGGGTTGGTGGGAACCGGGCACCCAGTATTCGTTTTACTTCAACCTTGACGCGTGGAATGACTTGCCACCGTCTTACCAATCGGCCCTCCGTACCGCTGCGGCTGAAGCCCATGCAAATATCATGGCGCGCTATGACACCCTAAATCCGGGTGCGTTGAAGAGTCTCCTCGACCAAGGCGTAGAACTCGTACGTTTCTCGGATGAAATCATGGCCTCGGCACAGGATATTGCCTTTGAATTGAATGAGGAACTAGCCGCGGGGGATGCCAGCTACAAGAAAATCTACGATGCGTGGCAGCAGTTCCAGTCGAACTCAAATCGCTGGTTTTCAACTGCGGAGTTAGGGTACACGGACTTCTCGTTCCGGTCGAGTTAA
- a CDS encoding TRAP transporter substrate-binding protein: MKRRRLIADAAVGAAGTVAIAACTRGNSGGGSSAPAMEVDDRKNVRWRMASSYTPAIDVLYGGSERFAERVRELTDGRFEIAISASGEIVPGLEILDAVQQGTVQSGHTASYFYRGKNEALAFDTAVPFGLNYRQQTAWMYEGGGLDLIHSVLADFNIISFPGGNTGTQMGGWWKERNRTPADLNGKNMRIPGLGGVVMERLGVNVQTLAAGEILQALQLGAIDAAEFAGPYDDEKLGLYKVANLYYYPGWWEPSGQASFYFNLNAWNELPSSYRLALQTAAAEAHTHIMASYDARNPEALQRLVDRGVELVRFSDEIMTSARQIAFDLYEEIAAKDKSYQKVYQAWQQFRSNSNRWFSTSELSYTDFSVAGGPTQ, translated from the coding sequence ATGAAACGCCGGCGATTAATAGCCGATGCAGCTGTAGGTGCTGCCGGGACGGTCGCGATTGCAGCCTGCACTCGGGGCAACTCGGGTGGAGGCTCGTCAGCACCTGCCATGGAAGTCGACGATCGCAAGAACGTTCGCTGGCGGATGGCTTCAAGTTATACGCCTGCCATTGACGTGCTGTACGGAGGCAGCGAGCGGTTTGCCGAGCGCGTGAGAGAACTGACTGACGGGCGGTTCGAGATCGCGATCTCGGCTTCGGGTGAAATCGTTCCCGGCTTGGAAATCCTCGATGCCGTGCAGCAAGGCACCGTTCAGTCCGGTCACACAGCTTCTTATTTCTATCGCGGTAAGAATGAAGCGCTTGCCTTTGACACGGCCGTGCCGTTTGGGTTGAATTATCGCCAACAAACGGCTTGGATGTATGAGGGTGGCGGACTCGACCTCATCCACTCAGTGCTTGCAGACTTCAACATCATCAGCTTTCCTGGTGGCAATACGGGAACGCAAATGGGCGGTTGGTGGAAAGAGAGGAACCGAACACCGGCAGACCTAAATGGCAAGAACATGCGAATTCCAGGGTTGGGTGGGGTGGTAATGGAGCGCCTCGGTGTCAACGTTCAAACTCTAGCGGCTGGAGAGATTTTGCAGGCACTTCAGCTTGGGGCGATCGATGCTGCCGAGTTTGCCGGTCCATACGATGACGAGAAACTCGGACTGTATAAAGTTGCGAACCTTTATTACTATCCGGGTTGGTGGGAGCCAAGCGGGCAAGCTTCGTTCTATTTCAACCTCAATGCGTGGAACGAACTGCCGTCATCCTATCGGCTTGCCTTACAAACAGCCGCCGCCGAAGCCCACACGCACATCATGGCTAGCTATGACGCACGCAATCCCGAAGCGCTTCAACGATTAGTCGATCGGGGGGTGGAGCTCGTGCGTTTCTCGGATGAAATCATGACCTCAGCTCGGCAGATAGCCTTCGATCTATATGAGGAAATTGCGGCGAAAGATAAGAGTTATCAGAAAGTCTACCAGGCCTGGCAGCAGTTCCGATCGAACTCGAATCGCTGGTTCTCGACCTCGGAACTGAGTTACACGGATTTTTCGGTCGCAGGTGGTCCTACACAGTGA
- a CDS encoding L-threonylcarbamoyladenylate synthase, with protein MAAIYTVHPQNPQMRSLDEIASALRRGAVMLYPSDTVYAIGCDLNAKSAVTRVRQLKQLANDKPLTFLCESLSDVAQYARVDDSAYRFMKRLIPGPYTFLLPATKLVPRLVLNPKRKTTGLRVPDRVVCRALIAALGNPIVSTSAYLPPEEPEEPSELPAMGTEKAVLFDRLDKHVDLIVDDGTEPGALTSTIIDLTTGEPEIVRQGAGWEEVAVWI; from the coding sequence ATGGCTGCAATCTACACCGTGCATCCCCAGAATCCCCAAATGCGATCGCTGGACGAAATCGCTAGTGCACTCCGACGGGGAGCAGTGATGTTATATCCCAGCGACACGGTGTACGCGATCGGCTGCGACCTCAATGCGAAAAGCGCTGTCACGCGGGTGCGTCAACTTAAACAGCTTGCCAACGACAAGCCGCTCACGTTCTTGTGTGAATCCCTCTCGGACGTGGCGCAATATGCTCGCGTCGACGACTCGGCCTACCGATTCATGAAACGCCTGATTCCGGGTCCTTATACCTTTTTGCTCCCTGCCACAAAGCTTGTGCCGCGCTTGGTACTTAACCCCAAACGCAAAACTACTGGACTGCGCGTGCCCGATCGCGTTGTTTGTCGCGCCCTGATTGCGGCACTTGGCAACCCGATCGTATCTACCTCGGCTTATTTACCGCCAGAGGAACCTGAAGAGCCCAGCGAGCTACCTGCCATGGGCACTGAGAAAGCCGTGCTCTTCGATCGCCTTGACAAGCACGTCGATTTGATTGTCGACGACGGTACCGAACCGGGCGCACTCACCTCCACCATCATCGATCTAACGACCGGCGAACCAGAAATCGTTCGTCAGGGAGCGGGGTGGGAAGAAGTTGCGGTTTGGATTTGA